A window from Zingiber officinale cultivar Zhangliang chromosome 7A, Zo_v1.1, whole genome shotgun sequence encodes these proteins:
- the LOC122001537 gene encoding uncharacterized protein LOC122001537 isoform X1 encodes MFGPSTVLSTEGMKQWTDQSIGWQDMMYDSLDTTNSMKHLVARREPPWKVDSESSGISTKLKLLEEELVYLEKVGTGDLSKITSLMRKQAKRYQSLAGKVEALCRKMRMNEPCDPTLTPEFRTQRQTEFLLEAFHLQNCASETRQKLSSVQAESIRRPLGDGLTAEAKSSARKSLDSVRNKFKEIQRSLEIWLARTMGDLEGILARDGAKESTACRSSPLYIEFHQPCISSLLL; translated from the exons ATGTTTGGTCCCTCAACTGTTCTCTCAACGGAAGGCATGAAACAGTGGACAGATCAGTCTATTGGATGGCAG GATATGATGTATGACTCACTTGACACAACAAATAGTATGAAGCATTTAGTGGCAAG GCGGGAACCCCCTTGGAAGGTTGATAGTGAATCTTCTGGCATTTCCACTAAGCTTAAACTTCTTGAAGAAGAATTGGTTTACCTGGAAAAAGTCGGGACTGGAGATTTGTCCAAAATAACTTCATTGATGAGGAAGCAAGCAAAGAGATATCAATCTCTTGCTGGAAAAGTTGAAGCTTTATGTAGGAAAATG AGAATGAATGAGCCCTGCGACCCGACCCTAACTCCAGAGTTCCGAACCCAACGACAGACTGAGTTCTTGCTCGAAGCATTTCACCTGCAGAATTGTGCATCGGAAACAAGACAAAAGCTGAGTTCAGTGCAAGCAGAGTCAATAAGAAGGCCATTAGGAGATGGGTTGACAGCAGAAGCTAAATCAAGTGCAAGAAAATCATTGGACTCGGTGAGGAACAAGTTCAAGGAGATTCAGAGGAGCTTAGAGATTTGGTTAGCAAGAACCATGGGGGATTTGGAGGGGATTCTGGCAAGAGATGGCGCGAAAGAGAGTACTGCTTGTCGCAGTTCCCCTTTGTATATTGAGTTCCATCAACCTTGTATTTCTAGTTTGCtactttag
- the LOC122001537 gene encoding uncharacterized protein LOC122001537 isoform X2: protein MMYDSLDTTNSMKHLVARREPPWKVDSESSGISTKLKLLEEELVYLEKVGTGDLSKITSLMRKQAKRYQSLAGKVEALCRKMRMNEPCDPTLTPEFRTQRQTEFLLEAFHLQNCASETRQKLSSVQAESIRRPLGDGLTAEAKSSARKSLDSVRNKFKEIQRSLEIWLARTMGDLEGILARDGAKESTACRSSPLYIEFHQPCISSLLL, encoded by the exons ATGATGTATGACTCACTTGACACAACAAATAGTATGAAGCATTTAGTGGCAAG GCGGGAACCCCCTTGGAAGGTTGATAGTGAATCTTCTGGCATTTCCACTAAGCTTAAACTTCTTGAAGAAGAATTGGTTTACCTGGAAAAAGTCGGGACTGGAGATTTGTCCAAAATAACTTCATTGATGAGGAAGCAAGCAAAGAGATATCAATCTCTTGCTGGAAAAGTTGAAGCTTTATGTAGGAAAATG AGAATGAATGAGCCCTGCGACCCGACCCTAACTCCAGAGTTCCGAACCCAACGACAGACTGAGTTCTTGCTCGAAGCATTTCACCTGCAGAATTGTGCATCGGAAACAAGACAAAAGCTGAGTTCAGTGCAAGCAGAGTCAATAAGAAGGCCATTAGGAGATGGGTTGACAGCAGAAGCTAAATCAAGTGCAAGAAAATCATTGGACTCGGTGAGGAACAAGTTCAAGGAGATTCAGAGGAGCTTAGAGATTTGGTTAGCAAGAACCATGGGGGATTTGGAGGGGATTCTGGCAAGAGATGGCGCGAAAGAGAGTACTGCTTGTCGCAGTTCCCCTTTGTATATTGAGTTCCATCAACCTTGTATTTCTAGTTTGCtactttag